The following are encoded together in the Brassica napus cultivar Da-Ae chromosome A9, Da-Ae, whole genome shotgun sequence genome:
- the LOC106365083 gene encoding uncharacterized protein LOC106365083 isoform X2: MRLKTEWWMVHFIHQSDMLLVWLVSTLPTPSPGKTIRTSKRSVTRLLTVVLQWPNDLSQIRKTEILQRRRKAKRESIILPQSPHLVAMKTNQEDQDQVLKDQRRRRSTSPAETNALLKVKTKPMALVPLSRFFGNLKS, from the exons ATGAGGTTGAAGACGGAATG GTGGATGGTTCATTTCATACACCAGAGTGACATGCTACTCGTTTGGCTAGTCTCAACACTACCCACACCATCACCTGGGAAGACTATAAGAACAAGCAAAAGGTCTGTCACCAGGTTATTAACTGTTGTTCTCCAATGGCCCAATGATCTCTCACAGATAAGAAAGACAGAGATtcttcaaagaagaagaaaagcaaaaAGAGAAAG CATTATTCTTCCTCAGAGTCCTCATCTAGTAGCGATGAAGACGAATCAAGAAGATCAAGATCAAGTTCTAAAAGATcaacgaaggagaagaagcaCAAGTCCAGCAGAGACAAACGCTCTACTAAAAGTAAAGACGAAACCGATGGCCCTGGTGCCACTCTCTAGATTCTTTGGCAATTTGAAGAGTTGA
- the LOC106365083 gene encoding uncharacterized protein LOC106365083 isoform X1: MGKNQAYKAMQRSRVGSTSAQPDEVEDGMSDMLLVWLVSTLPTPSPGKTIRTSKRSVTRLLTVVLQWPNDLSQIRKTEILQRRRKAKRESIILPQSPHLVAMKTNQEDQDQVLKDQRRRRSTSPAETNALLKVKTKPMALVPLSRFFGNLKS; the protein is encoded by the exons atggggaagaatcAAGCATACAAGGCGATGCAGAGATCTAGGGTTGGCTCCACCTCAGCTCAGCCCGATGAGGTTGAAGACGGAATG AGTGACATGCTACTCGTTTGGCTAGTCTCAACACTACCCACACCATCACCTGGGAAGACTATAAGAACAAGCAAAAGGTCTGTCACCAGGTTATTAACTGTTGTTCTCCAATGGCCCAATGATCTCTCACAGATAAGAAAGACAGAGATtcttcaaagaagaagaaaagcaaaaAGAGAAAG CATTATTCTTCCTCAGAGTCCTCATCTAGTAGCGATGAAGACGAATCAAGAAGATCAAGATCAAGTTCTAAAAGATcaacgaaggagaagaagcaCAAGTCCAGCAGAGACAAACGCTCTACTAAAAGTAAAGACGAAACCGATGGCCCTGGTGCCACTCTCTAGATTCTTTGGCAATTTGAAGAGTTGA
- the LOC106365083 gene encoding uncharacterized protein LOC106365083 isoform X3 → MGKNQAYKAMQRSRVGSTSAQPDEVEDGMSDMLLVWLVSTLPTPSPGKTIRTSKSIILPQSPHLVAMKTNQEDQDQVLKDQRRRRSTSPAETNALLKVKTKPMALVPLSRFFGNLKS, encoded by the exons atggggaagaatcAAGCATACAAGGCGATGCAGAGATCTAGGGTTGGCTCCACCTCAGCTCAGCCCGATGAGGTTGAAGACGGAATG AGTGACATGCTACTCGTTTGGCTAGTCTCAACACTACCCACACCATCACCTGGGAAGACTATAAGAACAAGCAAAAG CATTATTCTTCCTCAGAGTCCTCATCTAGTAGCGATGAAGACGAATCAAGAAGATCAAGATCAAGTTCTAAAAGATcaacgaaggagaagaagcaCAAGTCCAGCAGAGACAAACGCTCTACTAAAAGTAAAGACGAAACCGATGGCCCTGGTGCCACTCTCTAGATTCTTTGGCAATTTGAAGAGTTGA
- the LOC106365085 gene encoding mitogen-activated protein kinase homolog MMK1-like, with amino-acid sequence MEPPNDAEPGKTDAGATTDLQPHPPPQNSYMNPSHGGRYIQYNLSGTIFEVTAKYKPLIMLLGKGASGIVWSAINSETNEKVAIKKITHACRNQSTAKRTLREITLLRQLQHDNIVGIKDVVLPPQRDAFEDVYIAYELMDTDLHKVINSIPELTEYHHQSFMYQLLRGLKYIHSANVLHRDLKPSNILLNANGDLKICDLGLARVASDAMTEYVGTRWYRAPELLLHSSAYTSAIDVWSVGCIFFQMLTRTPLFPGRRDRDHQLRLILEFIGSPREDDIGSLNESAKQYLRTLPLFHRQSFFVKFPKVSFSALSLLEKMLKFDPRKRISVEDALADPYFKTMHNYISYEPVCTNLFDFDSEEHPLTLEQIKELIYDEALAFNHDFLASNPEPATVEKEQ; translated from the exons ATGGAGCCACCTAACGATGCTGAGCCGGGGAAAACTGACGCTGGAGCTACTACCGACCTTCAGCCACATCCCCCACCTCAGAATAGTTATATGAATCCCAGCCATGGCGGAAGGTATATACAATACAACCTTTCCGGCACTATCTTCGAAGTCACGGCAAAGTATAAGCCACTGATCATGCTTCTTGGCAAAGGTGCTTCGGGCATCGTTTG GTCGGCTATAAACTCAGAGACCAATGAGAAGGTAGCAATAAAGAAAATCACGCATGCATGTAGAAACCAAAGCACTGCAAAGAGAACTCTCCGTGAAATCACGCTTCTTCGTCAGTTACAGCATGATAAC ATTGTCGGAATCAAAGACGTAGTATTACCTCCTCAGAGAGATGCTTTTGAAGATGTTTACATTGCTTATGAATTGATGGACACTGACCTTCATAAAGTCATAAATTCCATTCCAGAACTAACCGAATATCATCACCAG tcttTCATGTATCAGTTACTGCGTGGATTAAAGTACATTCATTCAGCCAATGTGTTACATAGAGATTTAAAACCGAGCAATATCCTTTTGAATGCGAACGGTGACTTAAAGATCTGTGATCTCGGGCTTGCTCGTGTGGCTTCAGACGCAATGACTGAGTACGTTGGCACAAGATGGTACCGTGCACCAGAGCTTCTCTTGCACTCTTCTGCTTATACCTCAGCTATAGATGTTTGGTCTGTTGGCTGTATATTCTTTCAGATGCTGACTCGCACACCCCTCTTCCCTGGAAGAAGAGATCGTGATCATCAGCTTCGTTTGATTCTggag ttcATAGGCTCTCCAAGAGAAGATGACATTGGATCTTTGAATGAAAGTGCTAAGCAATACTTAAGGACGCTTCCTCTTTTTCATCGCCAATCTTTCTTTGTAAAGTTCCCAAAGGTGTCTTTCTCAGCTCTTTCGTTGTTGGAGAAGATGCTCAAGTTTGATCCTAGAAAGAGAATCTCAG TTGAGGATGCACTTGCTGATCCATATTTCAAAACGATGCACAACTACATTAGCTATGAACCAGTGTGCACGAATCTCTTTGACTTCGATTCTGAGGAACATCCACTCACACTGGAGCAGATTAAGGAGCTGATCTACGATGAAGCCCTGGCTTTTAATCATGATTTCCTAGCTTCCAACCCTGAACCAGCAACAGTTGAGAAGGAACAGTGA
- the LOC106365083 gene encoding uncharacterized protein LOC106365083 isoform X5, with protein sequence MGKNQAYKAMQRSRVGSTSAQPDEVEDGMHYSSSESSSSSDEDESRRSRSSSKRSTKEKKHKSSRDKRSTKSKDETDGPGATL encoded by the exons atggggaagaatcAAGCATACAAGGCGATGCAGAGATCTAGGGTTGGCTCCACCTCAGCTCAGCCCGATGAGGTTGAAGACGGAATG CATTATTCTTCCTCAGAGTCCTCATCTAGTAGCGATGAAGACGAATCAAGAAGATCAAGATCAAGTTCTAAAAGATcaacgaaggagaagaagcaCAAGTCCAGCAGAGACAAACGCTCTACTAAAAGTAAAGACGAAACCGATGGCCCTGGTGCCACTCTCTAG
- the LOC106365083 gene encoding uncharacterized protein LOC106365083 isoform X4, translated as MRLKTEWWMVHFIHQSDMLLVWLVSTLPTPSPGKTIRTSKSIILPQSPHLVAMKTNQEDQDQVLKDQRRRRSTSPAETNALLKVKTKPMALVPLSRFFGNLKS; from the exons ATGAGGTTGAAGACGGAATG GTGGATGGTTCATTTCATACACCAGAGTGACATGCTACTCGTTTGGCTAGTCTCAACACTACCCACACCATCACCTGGGAAGACTATAAGAACAAGCAAAAG CATTATTCTTCCTCAGAGTCCTCATCTAGTAGCGATGAAGACGAATCAAGAAGATCAAGATCAAGTTCTAAAAGATcaacgaaggagaagaagcaCAAGTCCAGCAGAGACAAACGCTCTACTAAAAGTAAAGACGAAACCGATGGCCCTGGTGCCACTCTCTAGATTCTTTGGCAATTTGAAGAGTTGA
- the LOC125578490 gene encoding mitogen-activated protein kinase homolog MMK1-like, with translation MEPPNNAVPAETDGGATTDLQPHPPPENIYMNLSHDGRYIKHNFSGNIFEVTAKYKPLIRLLGRGGGGIVCSGINSETNEKVAIKKIACRDQITAKRTLREIKLLRHLEHENIVGIKDIVLPPQRDAFEDVYIAYELMDTDLEKLIKSNQELTKYHHQFYMYQLLRGLKYIHSANVLHRDLTPGNILLNANSELKICDFGLARVASDAMTQYVGTKWYRAPELLLSSSAYTSAIDVWSVGCIFLEMMTRTPLFPGRDRSDQLRSILEFLGSPTEDDTGSLNESGKQCLKMLPWFDRQSFFVKFPDVPFLAVLLLEKMLKFDPRKRISVEDALADPYFKTMHNINNEPVCTKLFDFDLEEHPLTVEQIKELIYHEALAFNPEPATVEKDQ, from the exons ATGGAACCACCTAACAATGCTGTGCCGGCGGAAACTGACGGTGGAGCTACTACCGACCTTCAGCCGCATCCGCCACCTGAGAATATTTATATGAATCTCAGCCATGACGGAAGGTATATAAAACACAACTTTTCTGGCAATATCTTCGAAGTCACGGCAAAGTATAAGCCATTGATCAGGCTTCTTGGTAGAGGTGGTGGTGGCATCGTTTG TTCCGGTATAAACTCGGAGACCAATGAGAAGGTAGCAATAAAGAAAATTGCATGTAGAGACCAAATCACTGCAAAGAGAACTCTCCGtgaaatcaagcttcttcgtcACTTAGAGCATGAAAAC ATTGTAGGAATCAAAGACATAGTATTGCCTCCTCAGAGAGATGCTTTTGAAGATGTTTACATTGCTTATGAATTGATGGACACTGACCTTGAGAAACTCATAAAGTCCAATCAAGAACTAACCAAATATCATCACCAG ttttaCATGTATCAACTCCTGCGTGGACTAAAATACATTCATTCAGCCAATGTGTTACATAGAGATTTAACACCGGGCAATATCCTCTTGAATGCGAACAGTGAATTAAAGATCTGTGATTTCGGGCTTGCTCGTGTTGCTTCAGACGCAATGACTCAGTATGTTGGCACAAAATGGTACCGCGCACCAGAGCTTCTCTTGAGCTCTTCTGCTTATACCTCAGCTATAGATGTTTGGTCTGTTGGCTGTATTTTCTTGGAGATGATGACTCGCACACCGCTCTTCCCTGGAAGAGATCGTTCCGATCAGCTTCGTTCGATTCTAGAG TTCTTAGGCTCTCCAACCGAGGATGACACTGGATCGTTGAATGAAAGTGGTAAGCAATGCTTAAAGATGCTTCCTTGGTTTGATCGCCAGTCTTTCTTTGTAAAGTTCCCAGACGTTCCTTTCTTAGCTGTTCTGTTGTTGGAGAAGATGCTCAAGTTTGACCCTAGAAAGAGAATCTCAG TTGAGGATGCACTTGCTGATCCATATTTCAAAACGATGCACAACATTAACAATGAACCAGTGTGCACGAAGCTCTTTGACTTTGATTTAGAGGAACATCCACTCACAGTGGAGCAGATTAAGGAGCTGATCTACCATGAAGCCCTAGCTTTCAACCCTGAACCAGCAACAGTTGAAAAAGACCAATGA
- the LOC106368431 gene encoding sm-like protein LSM6A: MSGSGDNNKVSGTTKTPADFLKSIRGRPVVVKLNSGVDYRGILACLDGYMNIAMEQTEEYVNGQLKNKYGDAFIRGNNVLYISTVNTPLADGA, encoded by the exons atgagtgGGAGTGGAGATAATAATAAAGTAAGTGGAACCACAAAGACACCTGCTGATTTCCTCAAATCCATCCGTGGCAGACCCGTTGTCGTTAAGCTCAACTCCGGTGTTGATTATCGAG GCATTCTTGCTTGTCTTGATGGGTATATGAACATTGCAATGGAGCAGACAGAGGAGTATGTTAACGGACAGCTCAAGAACAAATACGGTGATGCCTTTATCCGTGGTAACAATG TTCTTTACATCAGTACAGTGAACACACCTTTGGCGGACGGAGCTTAG